From the Candidatus Krumholzibacteriia bacterium genome, the window CGGGCCCAGCTCCGGTGGGATTCTTGGCGCCGACAGTAGGCTTCCACCGTTCAGAAAGGATCCCTGCGACATGAGATCTTCGCGCATCCTGCCAACAGCCGTCGCCGCGGCCGTGGCCGTCATGACCCAGGCCGCCGGCGCCGCCGACCTCAAGCTGCCGCGCCCGAGCCAGAAGGCGCAGCTCATGCAGACTGTCGGCCTCACGGATGTCACGATCACCTACAGCCGCCCCGGCGTGAAGGGGCGCGTCATCTGGGGCGGGCTCGTCCCGTACGATGCGGTGTGGCGGACGGGCGCCAATGAGGCCACGAGCATCAGCTTCTCCACGGACGTGAAGGTGAACGCGCAGCCGCTCAAGGCCGGGACTTACAGTCTGCACACCCTTCCCACGGCGACCGAGTGGACGGTGATCTTCAACACCATTGCCGATCAGTGGGGGAGCTACAGCTACAATGATAGCGCCGACGCGCTACGGATCAAGGTCAAACCCCAGCCCCACGAGTTCGTGGAGTGGATGCAGTTCAGTTTTCCGGACATCGCGGTGGAGAAGGCTACGATCGCTCTCGACTGGGAGAAGCTCCGGGTTCCCTTCGAGATCCAAGTGAGCACGATCGACCATGCTCTGGCCAGCGCCCGCGCCGCCATGGCCGCGCTGGCTCCGGACGATCAGCAGACGGCGTATCGCTCGGCGAGCTTCGCCTTCCAGAACGATGTCGCTCTCGACGAAGCCCGGCAGTGGGTCGACAAGTCCATCGCCATCAAGGAGACCTGGCTCAACCTGCGCCTGAAGGCGGACATGCTGGCGAAGGCGGGCAAGACGGCCGATGCCATCCAGTTCGGGGAGCGGGCGATCGCGAAGGGCAAGACGGACGCACCTGCGGATGTGGTCATGACCATGGAGAAGCAGGTCGCGGAGTGGAAGGCGAAGAAGTGAACGTCGCAGCATCCGGGCGGCCCCGGCGGCCGCCCGGAAGCGGCAAGAGCAGCGCGCAGGCCATGGTCCCGAGGCAGCCGACGACGTTGTACCAGAGAAACGAGATGTCCGTCGCGGTGAAGCAGAAGATCACGGCTGCCTCGCCCACCAGCGCCCCGATGAAGACCGCCGTGCTCCGGACGCGCTTGGCGTAGAAGGCCAGCAGGAAGACTCCGAGGATCGTTCCATAGAAGAGCGACCCGAGGATGTTGACCGCCTCCACCAACGAACCCAGTCGATTGGCGTACTCCGCGAAGAGGATAGCGAGACCACCCCAGAGC encodes:
- a CDS encoding DUF2911 domain-containing protein — translated: MRSSRILPTAVAAAVAVMTQAAGAADLKLPRPSQKAQLMQTVGLTDVTITYSRPGVKGRVIWGGLVPYDAVWRTGANEATSISFSTDVKVNAQPLKAGTYSLHTLPTATEWTVIFNTIADQWGSYSYNDSADALRIKVKPQPHEFVEWMQFSFPDIAVEKATIALDWEKLRVPFEIQVSTIDHALASARAAMAALAPDDQQTAYRSASFAFQNDVALDEARQWVDKSIAIKETWLNLRLKADMLAKAGKTADAIQFGERAIAKGKTDAPADVVMTMEKQVAEWKAKK